The following proteins are encoded in a genomic region of Helicobacter macacae MIT 99-5501:
- the guaA gene encoding glutamine-hydrolyzing GMP synthase — protein sequence MSTSKSTPKSAFKSTTKSTSQTTLNPQIIVLDFGSQYTQLIARRLREIGVYTEIMPYFASIDSLRAKNPRGIILSGGPASVYEKDAYKPESGIFTLGIPVFGICYGMQYIAHFFGGEVAKSNAQEFGKAHLEIMDSSGIFADIKSDSMVWMSHSDKVIALPKGFSAIGRSENSEICAIADLERKIYAIQFHPEVVHSECGAQILRNFALEICGASNEWNMHNFAEIEIAKVREVAGNGKVLCAVSGGVDSSVVAALLHKAIGDSLIPVFVDTGLLRAGEREAVEAMFRENLRVPLITADASELFLSRLKGIIEPEQKRKIIGETFIEVFEREAKAHNANGEIKFLAQGTLYPDVIESVSVKGPSKTIKSHHNVGGLPEWMKFELIEPLRELFKDEVRTLGRELGMPESMLMRHPFPGPGLAIRIMGEVTQKDLAILRAADTIYIEELHKNGLYDTVWQAFCVLLNVRSVGVMGDNRTYDNTIALRAVEAIDGMTARFSRLDFDFLERVSNRIINEVEGVNRVVYDISSKPPATIEWE from the coding sequence ATGAGCACCTCAAAATCTACCCCAAAATCTGCTTTCAAATCTACCACAAAATCTACCTCCCAAACCACGCTAAACCCCCAAATCATCGTGCTTGACTTTGGAAGTCAATACACCCAGCTAATCGCCCGAAGGTTGCGTGAAATCGGCGTATATACCGAGATAATGCCCTATTTTGCTAGTATAGATTCACTTCGGGCGAAAAATCCGCGTGGGATTATCCTTAGCGGCGGACCTGCTAGTGTGTATGAAAAGGACGCCTATAAGCCTGAATCGGGCATTTTCACGCTAGGAATCCCCGTGTTTGGTATCTGCTATGGAATGCAGTATATCGCACATTTCTTTGGTGGCGAAGTGGCGAAATCAAATGCCCAAGAGTTTGGCAAAGCGCATTTAGAGATTATGGATTCTAGTGGCATTTTTGCGGATATTAAAAGCGATTCTATGGTGTGGATGAGCCATAGTGATAAAGTCATTGCGTTGCCAAAGGGCTTTAGTGCTATTGGTAGAAGTGAAAATAGCGAGATTTGCGCGATTGCAGATTTAGAGCGTAAAATCTATGCGATTCAATTCCACCCCGAAGTGGTGCATAGCGAGTGTGGAGCGCAGATTTTACGCAACTTCGCGCTTGAAATCTGTGGGGCTAGCAATGAGTGGAATATGCACAATTTCGCCGAGATAGAGATTGCCAAAGTGCGCGAAGTGGCGGGGAATGGCAAGGTGCTTTGCGCCGTTTCAGGCGGTGTTGATTCAAGTGTCGTGGCGGCATTGCTACACAAAGCTATCGGGGATAGTCTAATCCCCGTTTTTGTCGATACAGGGCTACTGCGTGCGGGAGAGCGCGAAGCTGTGGAGGCTATGTTTAGAGAGAATTTGCGCGTCCCGCTTATCACGGCGGACGCAAGCGAGCTATTTTTAAGCCGACTAAAAGGCATAATCGAGCCAGAGCAAAAGCGCAAGATTATCGGCGAAACTTTCATCGAAGTCTTTGAGCGCGAGGCAAAAGCGCACAACGCAAATGGCGAAATCAAATTCCTAGCGCAAGGCACGCTCTACCCCGATGTCATCGAATCGGTAAGCGTGAAAGGACCAAGCAAGACAATCAAATCCCACCACAATGTCGGCGGACTGCCCGAGTGGATGAAGTTTGAGCTCATCGAGCCATTGCGCGAACTCTTTAAAGACGAGGTGCGCACGCTTGGGCGTGAGCTAGGAATGCCCGAATCTATGCTTATGCGCCACCCATTTCCCGGACCCGGACTTGCCATTCGCATTATGGGCGAGGTTACGCAAAAAGACTTGGCGATTTTACGCGCGGCGGATACTATCTACATAGAGGAGCTACACAAAAATGGGCTGTATGATACCGTGTGGCAGGCGTTTTGCGTATTATTAAATGTGCGGAGTGTCGGTGTAATGGGCGATAATCGCACTTATGATAATACTATCGCACTTCGCGCGGTGGAGGCGATTGACGGAATGACGGCGAGATTTAGTAGGCTAGATTTTGACTTCCTAGAGCGCGTAAGCAATCGCATAATAAACGAAGTAGAGGGCGTAAATCGCGTAGTGTATGACATAAGCTCCAAACCCCCAGCCACGATAGAGTGGGAGTAG
- a CDS encoding HP0729 family protein, producing the protein MINLLILYNPYYQERVIESHLEVLKSSGKVAFGKVRSKLKNSLEVPENPLDLSSLQKELSAQKARDKNAYLQLFLTDYANLYVAKVEQILETLESSSGIIPSYYAQKALSIDVYFIITDLREIVRNDFATLRDKYLAGFRTPDFGGHTYAIYGNSYSYPLKITQKMEVDYFSDENLQNAEADTTQQAVHKKHFLTLFKSVEFLAMQENLAHFVLGETLLYALHPNSFENLVYAELEFRANKNDTAYDFSGVVLRYAKAFEQECRAFVRALIIELAKTHSAVLEIPYEENGHKKQVSDLLQSSTLLGVYGYLLKGELRAHIDKYAKQNPKISSVVKHLVSGIRAIQTLRNPAAHGEKSSINQASDIRNKILGIGQYSLISSIVKTRLEMQKEQER; encoded by the coding sequence ATGATAAACCTCCTAATCCTTTACAATCCCTACTACCAAGAGCGCGTGATAGAATCCCACCTAGAAGTGCTAAAATCTAGTGGCAAAGTCGCCTTTGGCAAGGTGCGCTCCAAACTAAAAAATAGCCTAGAAGTGCCAGAGAATCCATTAGATTTGTCCTCCTTGCAAAAAGAGCTAAGCGCGCAAAAAGCGCGAGATAAAAACGCATATTTGCAACTTTTTTTAACCGATTATGCCAATCTCTATGTGGCAAAGGTAGAGCAGATTTTAGAAACGCTAGAATCTTCAAGCGGGATTATCCCTAGCTACTATGCGCAAAAAGCTTTAAGCATAGATGTGTATTTCATCATCACAGATTTGCGCGAAATCGTGCGAAATGATTTTGCTACTTTGCGTGATAAATATTTGGCAGGATTTCGCACGCCAGACTTTGGAGGGCATACTTATGCCATTTATGGCAACTCCTACTCCTACCCATTGAAAATCACGCAAAAAATGGAAGTGGATTATTTCAGCGATGAAAATCTGCAAAATGCAGAGGCAGACACCACACAGCAAGCAGTGCATAAAAAGCACTTTTTGACATTGTTTAAAAGCGTGGAGTTTTTAGCAATGCAAGAAAATCTCGCGCACTTTGTGCTAGGAGAGACACTCCTCTACGCTCTGCACCCAAATAGCTTTGAAAACCTTGTCTATGCCGAGCTAGAGTTTCGCGCAAACAAAAATGACACAGCGTATGACTTTAGTGGTGTGGTGTTGCGCTACGCAAAGGCGTTTGAGCAAGAGTGCAGGGCGTTTGTGCGCGCACTCATCATAGAGCTAGCAAAGACTCATAGCGCAGTGCTAGAAATCCCTTATGAAGAAAACGGGCACAAAAAGCAAGTAAGCGACTTACTGCAATCAAGCACACTTCTAGGTGTGTATGGCTACTTGCTAAAAGGCGAGCTAAGAGCACACATAGATAAATACGCCAAGCAAAACCCCAAAATCTCATCTGTGGTAAAGCACCTAGTATCAGGGATAAGAGCTATCCAAACACTGCGCAATCCAGCTGCACACGGCGAAAAATCTAGCATAAATCAAGCCAGCGATATTCGCAACAAAATTTTAGGTATAGGACAATATAGCCTTATTTCTAGCATTGTAAAAACAAGGCTAGAAATGCAAAAAGAACAAGAAAGATAA